A window from Citrus sinensis cultivar Valencia sweet orange chromosome 5, DVS_A1.0, whole genome shotgun sequence encodes these proteins:
- the LOC102624204 gene encoding probable WRKY transcription factor 7, translating into MAVELMMGYGCGDSFAAAVKMEENAVQEAASEGMQSIGEFIKLLSRSGQVPSEQKTQYQESTSPSPTNLEPDKEIKVAAEVAVNNFKKVISLLGRPRTGHARFRRAPVGSPPPPPPPPPQKEEKVHLQEPAGPSVQSTNHLSKEQVSAFKVYCPTPVHRLPPLPHQVHKSNPNSTVVTKSDHVPSSINFSASATNSFISSLTGTAGDTDSIQPSFSSGFQFTTPSSAGKPPLSSSSLKRKCNSMDDAALKCGSSSGRCHCSKKRKSRIKRVTRVPAISSKMADIPPDDYSWRKYGQKPIKGSPHPRGYYKCSSVRGCPARKHVERALDDPMMLIVTYEGDHNHAFAVHDAPAAMVLESS; encoded by the exons ATGGCCGTGGAGCTGATGATGGGTTACGGTTGCGGTGATAGTTTTGCAGCAGCTGTCAAGATGGAAGAGAACGCTGTGCAAGAAGCTGCATCCGAAGGTATGCAGAGCATTGGTGagttcataaaattattgtctCGAAGTGGTCAAGTACCATCTGAACAAAAAACACAGTACCAAGAATCCACATCTCCCTCTCCAACAAATCTCGAACCCGACAAGGAAATCAAGGTCGCAGCTGAAGTGGCCGTGAACAATTTCAAGAAAGTTATTTCTCTACTTGGTAGACCAAGAACAGGGCATGCAAGATTCAGAAGAGCTCCTGTTGGTAgccctcctcctcctcctcctcctcctcctcaaaaagaagaaaaagtacATCTTCAAGAACCAGCAGGGCCATCAGTTCAATCTACAAATCATCTTTCAAAGGAACAAGTTTCTGCCTTCAAGGTTTATTGCCCTACCCCTGTTCATCGTCTGCCTCCGTTGCCTCACCAGGTTCATAAGAGTAATCCTAATTCTACCGTGGTGACTAAGTCCGATCATGTGCCAAGTAGTATCAATTTCTCAGCCTCTGCCACAAATTCTTTCATATCCTCGCTCACAGGCACAGCAGGGGATACCGACAGCATACAACCTTCTTTCTCATCTGGGTTTCAATTTACCACACCATCATCAGCTGGAAAGCCACCTCTGTCTTCTTCCTCGCTCAAGAGAAAGTGCAATTCCATGGATGATGCTGCTCTCAAGTGTGGCTCATCTTCAGGGCGCTGCCATTGCTCCAAGAAGAG AAAATCAAGGATTAAGAGAGTGACTAGAGTTCCAGCGATAAGCTCTAAGATGGCTGATATTCCACCTGATGATTACTCCTGGAGAAAGTATGGCCAGAAACCCATCAAAGGTTCTCCTCATCCAAG GGGATATTACAAGTGTAGTAGCGTGAGAGGCTGTCCAGCACGCAAACACGTGGAACGTGCACTTGACGATCCAATGATGCTGATTGTCACATACGAAGGTGATCACAACCACGCCTTCGCTGTTCATGATGCACCTGCTGCTATGGTCCTCGAGTCATCTTAG
- the LOC102624485 gene encoding probable inactive receptor kinase At5g67200 produces MSTRRKPLLPQLLFFLSNTFLLITSCSASRSASAVNSLLPSDAQALLAFKAKADLRNHLFFSQNKSLHFCQWQGVICYQQKVVRVVLQGLDLGGIFAPNSLTKLDQLRVLGLQNNSLTGPIPDLSGLVNLKSLFLDHNFFTGSFPPSLLSLHRLKTLDLSYNNLSGPLPKELASQGRLYSLRLDVNRFNGSIPPLNQSSLKIFNVSGNNFTGAITVTSTLSRFGISSFLFNPSLCGEIIHKECNPRPPFFGPSATAAAAPPPVTVLGQQSAQMHGVELTQPSPKSHKKTAVIIGFSSGVFVLICSLVLFAMAVKKQKQRKDKKSKAMIASDEAAATAQALAMIQIEQENELQEKVKRAQGIQVAKSGNLVFCAGEAQLYTLDQLMRASAELLGKGSLGTTYKAVLDNRLIVCVKRLDASKLAGTSNEMYEQHMESVGGLRHPNLVPLRAYFQAKEERLLIYDYQPNGSLFSLIHGSKSTRAKPLHWTSCLKIAEDVAQGLSYIHQAWRLVHGNLKSSNVLLGPDFEACLADYCLTALSADSSPDDDPDNLLYKAPETRNASHQATSKSDVYSFGVLLLELLTGKPPSQHSFLVPNEMMNWVRSAREDDGAEDERLGMLLEVAIACNLASPEQRPTMWQVLKMLQEIKEAVLMEDGELDPLSGIS; encoded by the exons ATGTCCACGAGAAGAAAACCCCTTCTTCCGCAGTTGTTATTTTTCCTATCAAATACTTTTCTGTTGATTACATCTTGTTCTGCTTCTCGTTCTGCGTCTGCAGTGAACTCACTGCTGCCGTCTGATGCACAAGCGCTACTGGCATTCAAAGCAAAAGCCGATTTGAGAAACCACCTCTTCTTTTCACAAAACAAAAGCTTGCATTTTTGTCAATGGCAAGGAGTTATATGTTACCAACAAAAAGTGGTGCGAGTAGTTCTCCAAGGCTTGGATCTTGGTGGCATTTTTGCTCCCAACTCATTGACTAAACTCGACCAGCTCCGAGTCCTGGGTCTACAGAACAACTCACTCACCGGACCCATTCCCGACCTCTCGGGCCTCGTTAATCTCAAATCTCTCTTTCTTGATCACAACTTCTTTACAGGTTCTTTCCCTCCTTCACTCTTGTCTCTTCATCGACTTAAGACCTTGGATTTATCTTATAACAATCTCTCGGGACCATTGCCAAAAGAATTAGCTTCACAAGGCCGGTTATACTCTCTGCGTCTTGATGTGAACCGGTTTAACGGTTCGATTCCTCCATTGAACCAATCCTCTCTCAAAATATTCAACGTTTCTGGTAACAACTTCACTGGCGCCATAACGGTGACATCCACGCTGTCACGTTTTGGTAtctcctcttttctttttaacccTAGCTTATGTGGCGAGATTATTCACAAAGAATGCAACCCCAGGCCACCCTTTTTTGGGCCATCAGCGACGGCTGCAGCGGCTCCACCGCCAGTGACTGTTCTTGGGCAACAGAGCGCACAGATGCATGGTGTTGAGTTGACCCAGCCGAGCCCTAAGAGCCACAAAAAAACTGCAGTCATCATCGGTTTCTCATCTGGAGTCTTTGTTTTGATATGTTcacttgttttgtttgcaatGGCTGTGAAGAAACAGAAACAGaggaaagataaaaaatcaaaGGCTATGATTGCATCGGATGAAGCGGCGGCAACGGCTCAAGCTTTAGCCATGATTCAAATAGAGCAAGAGAATGAGTTGCAGGAGAAGGTGAAGAGAGCACAAGGGATCCAAGTGGCCAAGAGTGGAAATTTGGTATTCTGTGCGGGCGAGGCACAGCTGTATACGCTGGACCAGCTGATGAGGGCTTCTGCTGAGTTGCTTGGGAAAGGGTCTCTGGGGACAACGTACAAGGCAGTGTTGGACAACCGTCTGATTGTTTGTGTGAAGCGGCTTGATGCAAGCAAATTAGCAGGCACAAGCAATGAAATGTATGAGCAGCATATGGAATCAGTTGGTGGACTCAGGCATCCAAATCTTGTGCCGCTCAGAGCTTATTTTCAGGCCAAGGAGGAGAGACTCCTTATCTATGATTATCAGCCCAATGGCAGTCTCTTCTCGCTCATACACG GTTCAAAATCAACAAGAGCAAAGCCACTACACTGGACTTCATGCTTGAAAATAGCGGAGGACGTGGCACAAGGCCTCTCTTATATTCACCAAGCATGGAGACTCGTCCATGGCAATCTCAAGTCCTCTAATGTGCTCCTTGGCCCTGATTTCGAGGCATGTCTGGCCGACTATTGCCTCACTGCACTCTCTGCCGATTCATCGCCGGATGATGACCCTGATAACTTGTTATACAAAGCACCCGAGACTCGCAATGCAAGTCACCAAGCAACCTCAAAATCTGACGTCTATTCATTTGGAGTATTGTTGCTGGAGCTTTTAACTGGAAAGCCTCCATCACAGCACTCATTTTTGGTGCCTAATGAAATGATGAATTGGGTTAGATCCGCCAGGGAAGATGATGGCGCCGAAGATGAGAGATTAGGTATGCTTCTTGAGGTGGCAATTGCTTGTAATTTGGCCTCGCCAGAACAAAGGCCCACTATGTGGCAAGTATTGAAGATGTTACAGGAGATTAAAGAAGCTGTATTAATGGAGGATGGTGAATTGGACCCACTCTCTGGGATCTCGTAG
- the LOC102624757 gene encoding uncharacterized protein LOC102624757, with amino-acid sequence MRDVMDLRSDTDVMETDSASAAATATAAETQQHLWQGQDVDLRELLALARQLINQGRPSQALQAVVMAMRTRGGEEAVFRSLHRARELYRNRMQENTAMDQLAALFAECAIAEAQPLAVEPSPCEIASSSTAPDADGSSILAETGRTQIVLDAFSDGSSFVCLQCGGLVSNHRKEEHYAYWCCKL; translated from the exons ATGAGAGATGTCATGGATCTTCGTTCTGACACCGACGTAATGGAAACTGACTCCGCCTCTGCCGCCGCCACAGCCACGGCCGCCGAAACGCAGCAGCATCTGTGGCAAGGCCAAGACGTCGACCTAAGAGAGCTGCTCGCGTTGGCTCGCCAGCTCATCAACCAAGGCAGGCCTTCTCAGGCTCTCCAGGCg GTGGTGATGGCGATGAGAACCAGAGGTGGGGAGGAAGCTGTATTTCGATCACTGCACCGTGCGCGTGAATTGTACAGAAATAGAATGCAAGAGAACACTGCCATGGATCAGCTGGCTGCTTTATTTGCTGAATGTGCCATTGCTGAAGCCCAACCCCTGGCTGTTGAACCATCACCATGCGAAATAGCTAGTTCATCAACTGCACCGGATGCTGATGGCTCTTCTATACTTGCAGAAACTGGAAGAACGCAGATTGTGCTGGATGCATTCTCAGATGGAAGCAGCTTTGTATGTTTGCAGTGTGGGGGTCTTGTTAGTAATCATCGGAAAGAGGAGCACTATGCATATTGGTGTTGCAAACTCTGA